GGCGGTAGCGGTGAATGCGTCGCGGAACCGGCGCTGCAGCGGTGCGTTGTCGTAGATGGCGGTGCCGCCCGCCAGATCATACATGCTGCGCACCACGTCGGCCGAGGTCCGTACCGCGTGCGTGGCCGCCAACCGCAGCCGGTTGCGCATCGTCACCGGTACCGCCTCGGCATCGTGGCTGACCTGCCAGGCCGCCTCGATTACCTCGTAGAACAGGGCGCGGGCGGCGCCCAGCGCCGACTCGGCGGTTGCCGCCGCGGCTTGGGTCGCCGAACGTTCCGCCAAGGTCCGAGTGGACCCAAGCCCTTTCTTGCCGCCGGCCAGCTCGACCAGATCGTCAATCGCGGCGCGCGCATTGCCCAACGCAGCCGCGCCAATCGACAACGCGAAAAATCCAAACACCGGAAAGCGATACAGCGGCCGGTCCACGATTGGTCCGTCAAACACCGAGAACACGCGATCAGCGGGCACGAAGACGTCGTCGGCAACGCAGTCGTGGCTGCCGGTGCCACGCAAACCCAATGTGTGCCAAGTGTCGAGGACCTGCAGCTCGTCCTTGTTCAGCGCGACGACCGACGGCACTTGCCGGTCGTCGACGAAGCAGCCGGCGAACATGATGTCCGCGTGGTTGATCCCGCTGCAAAACGGCCAGCGTCCGGACACCACGACACCGCCGTCGACGGACCGGGCCGTGCCACGTGGCGCCCACACCCCCGCCGCGACACCCCGCCCCCCGCCGAACATTTCCTCGCGGCTGCGCGCCGGCAGGTAGGCGACCAGCAGGGCACTGGTAATCGCGATCGACACACACCATCCCGCTGACGCGTCACCACGCGCCACCGCCTCGGCGCACCGCAGCGCCCGCCCGGGTGCCAGCTCCGGCGCCGCAACCTCACGCGGCATGGTGGCGCGCAGCAAGCCGGCCTCGCGCAGCCGGGTCACCAGCTCGTCTGGCAGCCGACGATCGCGCTCGATTTCCGCGGATCGCGCTCGGGCCCACCGCGCGATCTTCTCGGCGAGGATCTCGATCTCGGTTTCGCTTTGGTTCACGGGCGGCTCCTGATGACGGTGGCGGTTCAATGAAGTTACCACCCTTGGTTCAGTCATTGAACCAGGTACAGTTGGTGGACCATGGCCGTTTCCGATCTATCCCACCGCTTCGAAGGGGAGTCGGTCGGCCGGGCGCTCGAGCTAGTCGGTGAACGCTGGACGCTGCTTATCCTGCGTGAGGCGTTCTTCGGGGTGCGGCGGTTCGGTCAGCTCGCGCGGAACCTTGGCATTCCGCGGCCCACGCTGTCCTCGCGGCTGCGGATGCTCGTCGAGGTGGGTCTTTTTGACCGGGTGCCATATTCCTCCGACCCCGAGCGACACGAGTACCGGCTCACCGAAGCGGGCCGCGATCTGTTCGCCGCGATCGTCGTCCTCATGCAGTGGGGGGATGAGTACTTGCCACGCCCAGAAGGACCACCGATCAAGCTGCGCCACCACACCTGCGGCGAGCACGCCGACCCACGCCTGATCTGTACCCACTGCGGCGAGGAGATCACCGCGCGCAATGTGACACCTGAACCGGGGCCGGGCTTTAAAGCCAAGCTGGCGTCCTCATAACGATTCCCAACCTCAAATTGTTGCGAATCGATAATGCAAGCCGAACCACGTCGCCGAACAAGGCCGTACACCTTGGCCGGGAAACTATCGTCATTTTGTGCACCGTCGAACGGCCCTGAAGCTCCCGCTGCTGCTGGCGGCAGGCACGGTGCTGGGCCAAGCGCCGCGGGCCGCCGCCGAAGAACCAGGCCGGTGGTCGGCCGACCGCGCACATCGCTGGTATCAAGCGCACGGCTGGCTCGTCGGTGCAAACTACATCACCTCGAACGCCATCAACCAGCTCGAGATGTTCCAGCCAGGCACATACGATCCCCGGCGCATCGACAACGAGCTGGGCCTTGCGCGGTTTCACGGGTTCAACACCGTGCGAGTCTTCCTCCACGACCTGCTGTGGGCCCAAGACGCGCCCGGTTTCCAAACCCGGCTCGCGCAGTTCGTCGCCATCGCGGCGCGATACCACATCAAACCGCTCTTTGTCCTGTTCGACTCCTGCTGGGACCCGCTCCCCAGACCGGGTCGGCAGCGGGCGCCAAGGGCTGGGGTGCACAACTCCGGGTGGGTGCAAAGTCCGGGTGCTGAACGCCTCGATGACCGCCGCTATGCCAGCACGCTGTACAACTACGTCACGGGTGTGTTGGGCCAATTCCGCAACGACGATCGCGTGTTGGGTTGGGACCTGTGGAATGAACCCGACAATCCCGCGCGCGTGTATCGCAAGGTGGAAAGGAAAGACAAGCTCGAGCGCGTCGCGGAGCTCCTCCCCCAAGTGTTCCGATGGGCCCGCACGGTCGATCCGGTTCAACCGCTGACCAGTGGTGTCTGGCAAGGGAATTGGGGAGATCCCGGACGCCGCAGCACCATCAGCGCCATTCAACTCGACAACGCCGACGTGATCACCTTCCACAGTTACGCCGCGCCGGCCGAATTCGAGGGCCGCATCGCTGAGCTCGCTCCGTTGCAGCGGCCAATCCTGTGCACCGAGTACCTGGCGCGGTCCCAAGGCAGCACTGTCGAGGGAATCCTGCCGATTGCTAAGCGGCACAACGTTGGTGCGTTCAATTGGGGTTTGGTGGCGGGAAAGACTCAGACCTATTTGCCGTGGGATTCGTGGGATCACCCCTACCGCGCGCCCCCGAAGGTGTGGTTTCACGACCTGCTACACCCCAACGGCCGGCCGTATCGGGACGGCGAAGTTCAAACGATTCGGAAGCTGAACGGGATGCCGAGCCAGGACTAGGCTTTCCCCAGCCCGCATTGGGCGCGGCTCGCCGAATGCGAGCCCGACACCTACTGAAAACCATGTGCGCGGTCGGCCTGGCGGAACCGGATCAGGCGGCGATACCGAGTTGCTGGTTAATCTGCGGCCAGGACAGCAAACCCCAGGGGGTGAGCAGTATCCAGTCGTGGATTTGCCAGGGGGCCAGTACGAAGCTGAACGGCGCTCCTTGGACTACGGCTGTGTGCTCGAGGACAACCGCTTGTTGTGCGAGCGGATCAAGCGAGCCCGAATAGACATACGTCGGCGGAAGACCGTTCAGCGACCCATACAGCGGACTGACCAGCGGGTCGTTGACCGCAAGATTGCCTGCCCACGCCTGGCTGATCTGCCAGGTCCCCACATCGAGCCACGGGGACAGCAACACCATGGACGACGGTACTGGGTTGCCCTGGCTCACCATGTATTGGGCGGCCGCCAGTGCGAGGTTGCCGCCCGCG
Above is a window of Mycobacterium tuberculosis H37Rv DNA encoding:
- a CDS encoding HTH-type transcriptional regulator: MAVSDLSHRFEGESVGRALELVGERWTLLILREAFFGVRRFGQLARNLGIPRPTLSSRLRMLVEVGLFDRVPYSSDPERHEYRLTEAGRDLFAAIVVLMQWGDEYLPRPEGPPIKLRHHTCGEHADPRLICTHCGEEITARNVTPEPGPGFKAKLASS